One Scophthalmus maximus strain ysfricsl-2021 chromosome 1, ASM2237912v1, whole genome shotgun sequence genomic region harbors:
- the LOC118299247 gene encoding ETS1-related protein isoform X2 yields the protein MYWDNLIKPADRKDPKIKMEICQTGYYTEDFRTQEVPAGFDFASYDSKAPGQQQYPAESSYPEPPKASHPYDTKVCTSDTALFNLDSCQEFNWWSSYPHDVSTVDHQSQTGYQESPQTYQSLVPQTGQFSPAVEGSHSPFLTGKASNALQGEIDQSYYDSDGQRHSSTFWPEYPSHSFAAPLPHLPPAPCPSDGSPRSTEQYCPRVAKRKTPHPHRPDREGQMTGMSAYPGSGPIQLWQFLLELLLDSACRTFISWTGDGWEFKMSDPTEVAKRWGQCKNKPKMNYEKLSRGLRYYYHKNIIHKTAGKRYVYRFVCDMQGMLGKTAQEVLSSLNILPTNTESWQCPGAPAGSDRAQQ from the exons ATGTACTGGGACAATCTCATCAAACCTGCAGACAGAAAAGACCCGAAGATAAAG ATGGAGATTTGCCAGACTGGATATTACACAGAGGACTTCAGGACGCAGGAGGTGCCCGCTGGCTTCGACTTTGCATCGTATG ACAGTAAAGCACCCGGGCAGCAGCAGTatccagcagagagcagctaCCCGGAGCCACCGAAAGCTTCCCATCCTTACGACACCAAAG tgtgcACCAGTGACACTGCTCTGTTCAACCTGGACTCGTGCCAGGAGTTCAACTGGTGGAGCTCCTATCCACACG ATGTGTCGACCGTAGATCATCAGTCACAAACTGGATACCAGGAGTCTCCACAGACGTACCAGAGCCTGGTGCCCCAGACTGGACAGTTCAGCCCAGCCGTGGAGGGCAGCCACAGCCCCTTTTTAACTGGGAAAGCATCAAACGCACTACAAG GCGAGATTGATCAGAGCTACTACGACTCTGACGGCCAGAGGCACTCGTCGACCTTCTGGCCCGAGTACCCGTCTCACAGCTTCGCCGCCCCACTGCCACACCTGCCTCCGGCCCCCTGCCCCTCAGACGGCAGCCCCCGGTCCACGGAGCAGTACTGCCCCCGTGTGGCTAAACGCAAAACCCCACACCCTCACAGACCAGACAGGGAGGGCCAGATGACAGGGATGTCAGCTTATCCAG gtTCTGGTCCGATCCAGCTGTGGCAGTTTTTACTGGAGCTACTTCTGGACTCTGCCTGCCGGACCTTCATCTCCTGGACGGGAGACGGCTGGGAGTTCAAGATGTCTGACCCCACAGAG GTGGCCAAGCGCTGGGGCCAGTGCAAGAACAAACCCAAGATGAACTACGAGAAGTTGAGCCGGGGCCTGCGCTACTACTACCACAAGAACATCATCCACAAGACGGCAGGCAAGCGCTACGTGTACCGCTTCGTCTGCGACATGCAGGGCATGCTGGGAAAGACGGCGCAGGAGGTCCTGAGCAGTCTGAACATTTTGCCCACAAACACAGAGTCGTGGCAGTGCCCCGGGGCGCCGGCGGGCAGCGACAGAGCACAGCAGTGA
- the LOC118299247 gene encoding ETS1-related protein isoform X1, whose protein sequence is MYWDNLIKPADRKDPKIKMEICQTGYYTEDFRTQEVPAGFDFASYDYLGEDLSFLLDSKAPGQQQYPAESSYPEPPKASHPYDTKVCTSDTALFNLDSCQEFNWWSSYPHDVSTVDHQSQTGYQESPQTYQSLVPQTGQFSPAVEGSHSPFLTGKASNALQGEIDQSYYDSDGQRHSSTFWPEYPSHSFAAPLPHLPPAPCPSDGSPRSTEQYCPRVAKRKTPHPHRPDREGQMTGMSAYPGSGPIQLWQFLLELLLDSACRTFISWTGDGWEFKMSDPTEVAKRWGQCKNKPKMNYEKLSRGLRYYYHKNIIHKTAGKRYVYRFVCDMQGMLGKTAQEVLSSLNILPTNTESWQCPGAPAGSDRAQQ, encoded by the exons ATGTACTGGGACAATCTCATCAAACCTGCAGACAGAAAAGACCCGAAGATAAAG ATGGAGATTTGCCAGACTGGATATTACACAGAGGACTTCAGGACGCAGGAGGTGCCCGCTGGCTTCGACTTTGCATCGTATG ACTACCTTGGTGAAGACCTGTCTTTTCTGTTAGACAGTAAAGCACCCGGGCAGCAGCAGTatccagcagagagcagctaCCCGGAGCCACCGAAAGCTTCCCATCCTTACGACACCAAAG tgtgcACCAGTGACACTGCTCTGTTCAACCTGGACTCGTGCCAGGAGTTCAACTGGTGGAGCTCCTATCCACACG ATGTGTCGACCGTAGATCATCAGTCACAAACTGGATACCAGGAGTCTCCACAGACGTACCAGAGCCTGGTGCCCCAGACTGGACAGTTCAGCCCAGCCGTGGAGGGCAGCCACAGCCCCTTTTTAACTGGGAAAGCATCAAACGCACTACAAG GCGAGATTGATCAGAGCTACTACGACTCTGACGGCCAGAGGCACTCGTCGACCTTCTGGCCCGAGTACCCGTCTCACAGCTTCGCCGCCCCACTGCCACACCTGCCTCCGGCCCCCTGCCCCTCAGACGGCAGCCCCCGGTCCACGGAGCAGTACTGCCCCCGTGTGGCTAAACGCAAAACCCCACACCCTCACAGACCAGACAGGGAGGGCCAGATGACAGGGATGTCAGCTTATCCAG gtTCTGGTCCGATCCAGCTGTGGCAGTTTTTACTGGAGCTACTTCTGGACTCTGCCTGCCGGACCTTCATCTCCTGGACGGGAGACGGCTGGGAGTTCAAGATGTCTGACCCCACAGAG GTGGCCAAGCGCTGGGGCCAGTGCAAGAACAAACCCAAGATGAACTACGAGAAGTTGAGCCGGGGCCTGCGCTACTACTACCACAAGAACATCATCCACAAGACGGCAGGCAAGCGCTACGTGTACCGCTTCGTCTGCGACATGCAGGGCATGCTGGGAAAGACGGCGCAGGAGGTCCTGAGCAGTCTGAACATTTTGCCCACAAACACAGAGTCGTGGCAGTGCCCCGGGGCGCCGGCGGGCAGCGACAGAGCACAGCAGTGA